One Phoenix dactylifera cultivar Barhee BC4 chromosome 14, palm_55x_up_171113_PBpolish2nd_filt_p, whole genome shotgun sequence DNA window includes the following coding sequences:
- the LOC103712369 gene encoding U-box domain-containing protein 44-like, which yields MDALGSNARDEFLKRMVDDLSVLITEAEDVALEKGSIRRFSEYVAQLRTLLQELRAKRVPDKLEWEATSSVLQKLQAEVRKAGDVIKAYNSRSRLQLLLKCKTMLSQLQQSADEIASTIQKLSLANLDSMLQLKFKADEIIRGMQSIEFKTAAATESIVSEIEESIAQNSRSRDHTMRLLHQIADAVGAAPDVSLVRSEIALLKQEKEEMEARKQHAEALQLSQLIHLLYSSEMVMSPPPESLTIMSQQDHLINSFTCPLSGDLMEDPVAIVCGHSFERKPILEYFQIGMRECPTCNNELSSLDVIQNISLRSSIQEWKQRNAKLRLHSAVSRLASDDPDVVNRALEILLALMENTSYIAEVSQQGIAAKLVDLLKTNAVDTKKALKCICHLAHYSEENKEAIAAKGVIRCIVKQFCRGETEPEGLVILLELSENEVFAERIGNTKDSIPSLVSLLQNSNPDISQKALNVLGKLSCNNKFVIKMAEAGYFEPFLACFQQGNSEIRANMAKELTGMHLWESTARHFENEQFISALTKTLYSSPQDYKLKCLSCIKKLLAFPRFVRKFLSDKNTIPALLGLIHSTISNQQLKQEAMEILLSLVGASEPNDYETNPSLEELHSQHNINVFLQLASTTITQIKASCLHLLLLMAQKSENARLLIRSDQSVIAHLFSILEGDSRSDVRLQVLKLTCCIAEGHPGGVQLPPSPLKETVITTLLNIFTSSTDTEERSAAAGIIGRLPSDDTTINEMLCKSETLKAIHEVVCATDSMYEGMRREPPLPLATRSNCLLENTLSVLLRYTEPSKPELQTQESKLKLSPSLIHVLSTGSSLAKQRAAIALHHLSQSSHPDTETATVKADQAQGFFQLLQFRRLLQLKSWCGSSTPGVHRSLCPVHRSACSSRHALCLVNAGAVGPLVQTVASELASSASDAALVALDSLLEDDGDVSSAAAVIVENQGMEAILEVLDKGSLSTKEVALDLFYKILKHSAITREQSLRSRGILISLLRVDQLRKKAALVLSQTDVIPQQSSYF from the exons ATGGATGCGTTAGGATCCAATGCAAGGGATGAGTTCCTGAAGAGAATGGTAGATGATCTATCAGTGCTCATTACTGAGGCTGAAGATGTTGCACTGGAAAAGGGGAGCATTCGGAGATTCTCGGAATATGTAGCCCAGCTGAGGACTCTCCTCCAGGAGCTCCGTGCCAAGAGGGTCCCCGACAAGCTCGAGTGGGAGGCCACGAGTTCTGTGCTGCAGAAATTGCAAGCTGAAGTCAGGAAAGCCGGGGATGTCATCAAGGCCTACAATTCAAGGAGCCGGCTTCAGCTCCTGCTCAAGTGCAAGACCATGCTGTCCCAGCTGCAGCAATCAGCCGACGAGATCGCCAGCACCATTCAGAAACTCTCCTTGGCCAACCTTGATTCGATGCTACAATTGAAATTCAAGGCTGATGAGATCATCCGCGGTATGCAGTCCATCGAATTCAAAACGGCAGCAGCAACTGAGTCCATAGTCTCTGAGATCGAGGAATCCATTGCACAGAATAGCAGGAGCCGAGACCATACAATGAGGCTTTTACATCAGATTGCAGATGCTGTTGGTGCTGCACCAGATGTCTCCCTTGTAAGAAGCGAAATTGCCCTGCTGAAGCaggagaaggaagagatggAAGCTCGAAAGCAGCACGCCGAAGCACTCCAGCTATCACAGCTGATACATCTGTTGTACAGCTCGGAGATGGTCATGAGCCCACCACCGGAAAGCCTCACCATAATGAGCCAACAGGACCACCTGATCAATTCCTTCACATGCCCCCTCAGCGGCGATCTGATGGAAGATCCAGTTGCCATTGTTTGTGGGCATAGCTTTGAGAGGAAGCCCATTCTCGAATACTTCCAAATCGGAATGAGGGAGTGCCCGACCTGCAATAACGAGCTCTCTTCTCTGGATGTAATCCAGAACATCTCGCTACGCAGTTCCATTCAAGAATGGAAGCAGAGAAATGCCAAGCTCAGGCTACACAGTGCAGTATCCCGCTTAGCCTCAGATGATCCCGATGTGGTGAATAGAGCACTTGAGATTCTACTGGCTTTAATGGAGAACACCAGTTACATAGCTGAAGTCTCACAACAAGGTATTGCTGCAAAGCTGGTGGATTTGCTGAAAACCAATGCAGTTGACACCAAGAAAGCTCTCAAGTGCATCTGCCACCTTGCCCATTATTCTGAAGAAAATAAG GAAGCAATTGCTGCAAAAGGAGTCATCCGTTGCATCGTGAAGCAGTTCTGCAGAGGCGAGACTGAACCAGAAGGCCTCGTTATCTTGTTGGAGCTCTCAGAGAACGAAGTGTTCGCAGAGAGGATCGGAAATACCAAGGACTCCATCCCCTCCTTGGTCTCTCTGCTCCAAAATTCCAATCCAGACATATCTCAGAAAGCCCTGAATGTTCTAGGCAAACTATCCTGCAACAACAAATTTGTCATCAAGATGGCGGAAGCTGGGTACTTTGAACCCTTCCTCGCTTGCTTCCAACAAG GCAATTCAGAGATCAGAGCTAACATGGCCAAAGAACTGACAGGGATGCACCTATGGGAAAGCACTGCAAGACACTTTGAAAATGAGCAGTTCATCAGTGCACTCACAAAGACATTGTACTCAAGCCCTCAGGACTACAAGTTGAAATGTCTCAGTTGCATCAAAAAGCTCTTGGCCTTCCCCAGATTTGTGAGAAAGTTTCTTTCGGACAAGAACACAATCCCAGCATTGCTTGGCCTAATACACTCGACCATTTCCAACCAGCAGTTGAAGCAGGAAGCCATGGAGATCCTCCTCTCGCTTGTGGGAGCCAGCGAGCCAAATGACTATGAAACCAATCCAAGCTTGGAGGAGCTGCACTCCCAGCACAATATCAATGTCTTCCTCCAACTTGCTTCCACCACCATTACTCAGATCAAGGCTTCCTGCCTTCACCTGCTTCTGCTGATGGCTCAGAAATCAGAAAATGCTCGGCTTCTGATTCGATCCGACCAAAGTGTGATAGCCCACCTCTTCTCTATCCTTGAAGGAGATTCCAGAAGCGATGTGAGGCTGCAAGTGCTGAAGCTGACATGCTGCATTGCTGAAGGCCATCCAGGTGGAGTTCAACTCCCCCCATCTCCTCTAAAAGAGACTGTGATCACCACCCTTCTGAACATCTTCACCAGTTCTACTGACACCGAGGAGAGATCTGCAGCTGCTGGAATCATTGGCCGCCTTCCATCTGATGACACCACCATCAATGAGATGCTCTGCAAGTCAGAAACCCTGAAGGCCATCCATGAGGTGGTCTGTGCCACGGACAGCATGTACGAAGGGATGAGAAGGGAACCACCATTGCCATTGGCTACCAGATCCAATTGCCTATTGGAGAACACCCTTTCAGTCCTGCTACGCTACACTGAGCCAAGCAAGCCAGAGCTCCAGACGCAAGAATCCAAGCTCAAGCTCAGTCCATCTCTCATCCATGTCCTCTCCACAGGCAGCTCTCTCGCCAAGCAGCGGGCGGCCATAGCTCTACACCATCTGTCTCAATCAAGCCATCCAGACACTGAAACCGCTACCGTTAAGGCAGACCAGGCACAAGGCTTCTTCCAATTATTACAGTTCAGAAGGCTCCTCCAGCTCAAGTCATGGTGTGGCTCCTCCACTCCAGGAGTGCATCGGAGCCTCTGTCCTGTCCACAGATCTGCTTGCTCATCTCGACATGCATTGTGCCTTGTCAATGCTGGTGCCGTGGGGCCACTGGTGCAGACAGTGGCGAGCGAGCTGGCATCCAGTGCCTCAGACGCTGCACTAGTGGCACTTGATAGCTTGCTCGAGGATGATGGCGATGTCTCGTCTGCAGCAGCGGTCATAGTGGAGAACCAGGGCATGGAAGCAATTCTAGAGGTGCTGGACAAAGGTTCCCTCTCCACCAAGGAGGTGGCTCTAGACCTCTTCTACAAGATCTTGAAGCATTCAGCAATCACAAGAGAGCAATCTCTGCGGTCAAGAGGGATCCTCATCAGCCTCCTCAGAGTAGATCAGCTGAGGAAAAAAGCAGCTTTGGTGCTCAGCCAGACGGATGTCATTCCgcagcagtcttcatatttctgA